The stretch of DNA caGAGAATGATAGGGTCTCAAGCAGGCTTTGGACTATCAACATAGCACACGGGCCCTGGGAAATAAAGAGAAGAGGACAAAAGAGCTGGCAGGAGCCTTAAATAAATCTCATCTACTTGTTAGTTTTGCTTGGACCAGTCTGCTCAGGAAGTGCCTATGCGTTCTGATATGTCTTTATGTGCTTAGTGTACCCAAAAGAGAAGTCATCATTCACCAATAGGCCCCTTCTCTTGAGTTCCTCATTTGAGAACAAGATATCTTAGTGACTCGTGTCTTTCTGTCTGCCTACTTATTAACATATTTGCTATAACCTGTAGACTCTACCTCCACGATATCTCtcatctgtttcttcctttacATTCCCATTGCCAGAATCGAGTTCAGGACTTTATCACCTCTTGCCCAGATTAATGATTGCTTTCTAATAAGAAGTTATTATGTCCAGTACTCTCTGCTCAAAtccattcagattttttttctagaattgcCATAAACTTACACTATTTCTGCTAAAAAGCATCAGTGACCACTCATGGACAGACAGCAACCAAATTGACTGTAGACTTCTTTTTCTGACATTCAAAGTCAGCCACAAAAATGGCCAATTTCCCTTTTGATCTCTTCTTGTCTAAATAGCTGCCAAGTTCATTGCTATTTTATGATCATGTCCCACCAAATGCTTGCAGGATGCAGTCTAAAATCTTTATGTTGCCACCACCTGAAGTATAGTCTTCCAAATCTCTTGCTCAAATGCTGCTAATTTAATATCCATTTTAGatacattttttacaaaattttcctgaatttctcaATCAGATGTGATCAGTTTTTCCTCTGCATCATCATAAAAATGTGAACAACTTCCATGCcaatctttgttttttcttttttactatagTGTTCAGTTTCTTGTTGTTTGTTTCACCTTTTAGATTGTAAAcatgttaaaggaaaaaacagtattttattatttcctgtaTCTTCTATATAGTACATCTCAATGccttatataaaattaaaattctgtatcTGTTAGATTGAGAATAATGTGTCATTGATACATAAAAAATTGATGTACTCTTAAGCACTCCACTggcaaagaatatttaaaatacacataaagatACAGCTTAGAATAAAAGGGGAATGTATtgttttttcaaatgattttggTTGATGGTAGAATTAAAAGGTGGTATATGACCTTGCTGgttcaaatgaaatgaaatcttcTCAGAAGCATGGTTCTTTTGTTTTGAAATCCCTATATAAATATGGTAGATAAACTTATAAAATTGCTTTGGTTCACTGAACTTCTGGAGTGACTACTTGGGagatatacacatattatatataatatatataattagtaTAATATGAATCTTTGCTTATTCATTTCTATCAATTGGAAAATTACAGATTGTTTTGAAGTCAGTGAAAAGTTCTAAGAATTCCTACCACTCTAATAAAAGGGAAATAGCTGCTAAAGTGCAAAGTACCATAGACGTTTTAGTTAGCAACTGAACTTATTAACATTAACAGAAATGAAAtgtatcttatattttaaaaaaaagtcaggcaTATAATATCTATGGCAAATAACATAGGGTACTTAGTGCCTTAAATTTGATTCCTAAACATGGCAAAATTAGAACACCTCCCCCTGGATCCTCCCTGAGTTATTTCTACTAGGGTAAGGCTTTGATATCAAATGTTGATAATATAtgattaagaaaatattcttgtaGGAATTCATATTAAACATAAAGGACGTGGTAAATATGCACAAGTTCAGTATCCACAGTAATTTTGCAGtacctaactcattttatgattaCTCTTTACTGTCTAAATACAAAGACAGTATCAACCTCTGACTTTTATATTTCCTCCAGTCACACTAAGTAAGTCTTTTTTAACTCATTCCCCTCCTCTTTTGCCCAGGGTAAGATGGAGACAGGACAAGAGTGGTTAGGTAGGAGAAATGTGTGCTTTGTGgtgaattttatcttttctataaaataatagaATCATATTATAAAACAATTAGATTATATAGAAATTATGGATGGAGATATTTGTTAATTGAAAATTCTTCTGTAATTGTTATGACACACCTAAAAAATCActgttattaataatatatatatatttccagttAGTTTTTTAGGGACATTGCATAGGCAAGATattgtttataaataataaattattttctaatttcacatACTCTAGAATGATGgtcaaaaaaaagtctttaaatcaatatattttatatgcatgttgctattaaaatatatattaatatctttttagcagctttattaccttttaaaagtttaaatgttttattatttagcaTTCATTCAGTTACTTCACCTCAAAAGAACTCCAatcttttcataataaatttctttaaactaACATCGACATCGCACAAGTTTTTGGAATGCTTTCTTGAAGTCTTCATTAAAGATTGTATAAATCAGTGGGTTTATAAGGGAATTGAGATAGCCAAGCCATGTCAAAAAATTTGACATTTCTTCAGAAATTTTACACTTTTCACAGACATTAACAACCAAttcttttacaaaaaaaggaagCCAACATATTACAAATGCCCCCAAGATTAATCCCAGGGTAGTGGCTGCTTTGCGTTCTCTTGTGCCTGAGATCTTTTGCCTTCTCCAAGATCGCTCATGCTTGAATTCAGACCTGGGACTTTTCACTGTGCTATGAATTTTATCAAAGTCTGTTGATGGATCAGATAAAGATTTTTCCAGCATGTATGGTGTGGAGACCAGTCTAGTGCTTTTCTCACCACTCTCCAAAAGGACTTGGCCATTCACTTCCTCCTTGGCAATCCTACTTGCTTGTCTCTTGTGGTATAATGTCTTtgctgctttatatattttgtagtaAAGGATCAAAATCAATGTCAACGGGATGTAGAAAGCTCCAAATGTTGAGTAAATAGTGGAAACAATGTGGTCATGTTTGATGATACACTCATCCTCTCGGCTCGTTCCTTGGTGCCTCCAGAATAGAGGAGGCATAGagataaaaatagatataatCCAAACTATGATAATCATAATGCCAGCATGCTTGGGAGTCCTTTTCCTGGCATACTCAACAGCATCTGTGATTGCCCGGTACCGATCCAAAGCTATAGCAGAGAGATGCAAGATGGAGCACGTGCAGCACGTGATGTCAACACTTAGCCAAATGTCACAGACCACTTGCCCCATAATCCAGCTCTCTCTCACAATATACACAATGCTGAATGGCATCACCAGGACAGCTACAAGAAAATCTGTGACTGCAAGGGAACAAATTAAGTAGTTAGCTGGGTGGTGCAGCTTTCGGGTCACAATAATTGTAGCGATCACAAGTGAGTTGATGGCTGTCGTCAGCAGTGCCAGCCCGGAGAGAATGAGGGACACCAGAATTTTGGATGGCGTTCTGTTTAACAGCTCTTCTGAGGTCAAGTTTTGATCAGATGTGTTTAggaactccatttttttttttaaagattaatataGCTGAAAAAATGGACACCTGTAacaaaggagggggaaaaacaGTTCAGAGAAGGcttcaaagatttttctcctttcagaataattttttttgagtATATGTGTATGCTTTCCCAGAATAGtctatggattaaaaaaatggagTTCAGATtgcagattttcttttcatttaatttaagaaATCCAAAGAGAACAGTAACAAAcaataactttaaaaacatttcttaaaatagggctcaaataaaaattttcatgagTAAACTAACCTGTCACTCAGTAATATCTCTACTATTATAAAACTGCATTTAAAATCTATATTACTCTTAgctatgttttttctttgtctacAGCAGAAAAAGTTTACAAGCACGTCATTAGTATATATTCGTGcattatataatgtaatataagaAAACGTTTCAAAAGCAGTATTCAAAATCATAAACAATTTTGTACTTAATTCAAAGTTACATTGAGAACATTATCACTGGGCTCGTGGAGACTAAAGGAACTTTCAATGTATTTTATGTCAGGATATAAaggttataaaaagaaaaataaacaaaaataaaatatttttagtgtatttttagcATTCCATGATCATTTTATGAAATTCGGAAAATGTCAGAGTGTTTAGTAGTCATTGTGGATATAAGTAGTTAATAtggtttaaaaagatgaaataaaactcATTGGAACAAAATAACCATACAACACTGCCCATTATTACAATGACATATATAACCCCAATAAACTACTGAACAAGGTGAACTTGCCACTAGGAGAAGCTCATAACGACATGCACCCTGAAATGGAAGTTGTTCTTTACAAGACACCGTTGTAATGACCATGCAACCTTACTTTTGAAAGGGAACCCTCCAAACATGGCTTATAATTTTTACTCAGTCCATGCTACTACTTACTTGCAAATCAAATAAAAGCAATTAGAGTGTAATGAAATAAGATTGATTGTTCttgtacttttgttttgttttgttttttgcatcagcccttctctctttctttgataATTCTTTAATAGCTACCTACGTCTTTGGAAACTACAGAGAAAGATGGAAACCTGAAACTTTATTCTTATAGTTAACTATTATTGTACCTCTATattgcttaaattatttttactttaaagtgtTTATGTTTCACTTATTGGACCAGATagaacaataatttaaaatacctGATATTTTTATATCAAGTGCTTCTtttgaagtgtgtgtgtatacatatacatataagattatgtgtgtatatatatatatatatatatatataaaatagaaacttGGAGTGCAGcatatttaatattctgtttGTGTTTGGGTTATTAgtactaaatttaatttttattttctcatattcatTGATGGTAGGTGCTGATGGCTTGCTCCTAAGCAAATTGAGTGGCAGAAGAAATCTGAATACCTGCAACTAAAATAGTTGTTCTGTATGTAACTGACAAGGACTTCTATATCTAAGTTATTTATATCAACCCTTGCCCATTAGTAAAGAGCAACTAAGACAATTCCAGATAAAGAACGGAGGCTACAACCTCCTTAGGCATTCTAAACCAGTGGTTCTGGAACTTAGTTTGCCTCAGAGTCACCAGGAGGActtattaaaaacacagattaTTGGGTTCCACCCTCTGGAGTTTGAGATTCAGTAAATCTGGGGCAGGGCCCTCAAATCTGCATTGCTAACAAGATCTCACATGATGCTGGTGCTGTTGATCCAAGGAGTCAGGTTTCTGGGGGTAATCAACATGGTTGTTTCTCAGCTCTTTGTCTAATCCTTTCACTGCTATACCCTCTATGAGTTCCTCTCTACTGAGAGCAGCTCTgacatttctgctgtacaactttCTTAGCATCTCTCTcacatttttaacttatttcttgGAGTTTCTCAAATACATGATCTTCCTCTAGCTTTTTTTCTCATGCCTCCCTGACTATATTTAATCCTTACTTCATGCAGCTCTTGGACCCCCTGCTCTAGACCTGTTAACTCCCCTTCTCCCACATCGTTCCTactcttttcatcctcttatgAGAGTTATACCATATAACTGTACTTCCTAGATCAATACTGGATTACAGGGCCTGAAAAGTAATGATGTGCTTATCTACACCATCAGGACTTCCAAGAAAATCCGCGATACGGGTATGTGCTTTCAATATCAGTGGACCTCACAGCCTTTAGTTATTTTCCCTGGAAACATCCTTAGGAGGTCAATGGTCACATGCAAAATACTTACTCCAAAGCCAATTAGACATATTAGAAACATGATAGATTAATTTCTACCTTCCCTCATTCTCTCATCATAAAATCTGTACTATATATTCAATAGAAAAcctaaatattttcttacttGGCTAATTCCTTTGCAAAAGTGTTTATTTAGTGTTATGAGAATTGCTTTAAAAGTGCTGACATTTTCCATAttataggcaaaaaaaaatttccactttAATTTGCCCGATAAACAGTTTTGGCATAAGAACCTCTTCAAAAGATAATACAGAAATTACATTTCAATAGACTATTAAACAAGAGAAACTGTTTGAAAATAGTTATGTGTGTTTCCTTAATAAAGATTAATTCTGTAGGAAAATGTACCAGCTTAAAATTAGAAGGTGAATTATTTGATAATTCAACTGATTTCTCTAAGTATCACACCGTAGCATTTAAATTAGGCTCAGTAAAATGGTACTCAATgcttaaggaaaaaaaccaaaatgtatcATATAAATTCTACTGCATTTTACAAGAAATTTTTCCATTATGAAATTTAGGAAGCTAATTAATCTTCTGAAAATTGTTTttgtagaaaacaaagaaaataggaaaacaaatgcaGCCAATCACAattaggtttctttttcttttttgtcttttttttctttgtcacttaTAATTAGAATTTCAATAAACCACCTACCTTCATTAATTCAGACATGGCCTCTAATCAGATTCTTTCTTATTCCTTTATATCTTAAGTTCCCACAGTGAGTCCTCATGTAGAAGGATGGACTAGTTTGGCTTACTAGACATAGACTATGTCACACACATTTCTCCTcaaaatatattctgtattttgaatATCTTCACTGGGAAATAGTCAGAATTACTCTGTAATAAGAGCCTGTAGTGCCATCATTTATTTGTAGGCTTCTTGATAATAATAAAGAGAGATAAACTTCCCCAGGCTTTACTTGACATGAATATTTGCCACTGTACCGATTTAGCCACATGATGCATTTTACTTCTCTGCTTACTCATAGTTTTTTAAATCTAATGTGGATTTATATTCAGGTGTCTGTTTGATCTTGATGTCCAACTGTATTGTTCTCATTCAGGTTAAACTGTAAACTCATTGGGGCATAGCTTAATTTACTTTATATTGTAAATAACTTGGGTGGGGTCATacacacataattttattttaattttttaaattaatttttattggagtatagttactttacagtgttgtgttcatttctactgtacagcaaaatgaatcagccatacatatacacatatccccttccTTTTGGACTttcttcccattcaggtcaccatAGTGCATTaggtaattccctgtgctataattttaataataatattgtagagaggcaagaaaaaaaattcaattctatAAATACCTCATAAGAACCTACAACTTGGCTGCTCCAgtttgaataataatattttcttttcagagtgTTTACTTCTGCAGgaactattctaagtgctttgcatatgTTAGCCCATTTAATTCTCCCTGCtaacctatgaggtaggtatagTGATtatctcccattttatagataagaaaactgaagtacagagatTTAATGACCTCCTTTGCAATGAAACATAACAAATAATTGATGGAACGAACCCATTCCTTTGATCACCATTTTACTGTCTGTGAGGTATCTATTACCTTACTTTGTTCTAGTCATGAGATCTATAAAgtactttttctataaaataaagattgttataGGTAATAAGTATGTTCAAATGGAGGCAAATATCCAATAGACTGAACTGCTTATTTCTTGCTCAGAATGTTTAAGATAGGGACCAGGTCTAAATGTATAAATTGTGTAAGTGTGTAAAATGTGTAGGGATATACTCAtagtgttttcaaattttttctttattaccttTTCAACTCTAAGTCTTCCCTTCTGTTCCTAGTCTATTTCTTTGCTCCCATTTATTCCTTTAAGAACTATTCATTGAGTGCTATTTATGGGCTAAGTAACCTGCTAGGTCTAAAAgataccaaacaaacaaacaaacaagcaaaggaaCCTACCCCCATtcaaaacaaaagagcaaaacaaCACATTGTTCTTGTCTATAAGAAACCAGCATGGTAATGAAACAGGTTAACAATTATAATACAATAATACAGTGCAATAAGGGCATTATAGAGGTATGTATATAGGGTCCCAGAAATACTGGTGAGTGAGAACTAATTATACCATGGTGAAACAGGGGAAACCTCTCCAGGCTGAGGGGAAAGTATGAGCAAAATCAGAGACATATAAATGCAGGATGCATTCAGACATGTGAATTAGTTCAATGTGGATACTGCAAAGGCATATTAGCATCAAGGCTGGAAGTAAGGAATGAAAGTTAACTGAGGAAGACAATAAAGGGACTGCATGATGTAATAAGGacactggattttattttatatgcaatCAGAATATCtcaaaatgtttaagaaagtAAGTGAAAGGATAAGATCTGCGTTTTGGCAGAGTAAGGTACAAGCAAGGTGATATGGCTTGAAGATAGCTGTGCTGCTGCTCTAGGGAGAAGGCATAAGAAAGATTACAGAGCACTCTTAAGAATGTAgctgaaattagaacatttataAGGTCATTGGAATAAAATTAGCCTAGGTTGCTGTTATCCTCCATCAGTGCTCCAAAATTATAGATTATATATCCCAGAGAAAAAGATAATTAGATTGACTCAGGATTGCATCAGGAATTGGGATGCAAACTAGGGTCAAAGGCCAAGGGGAGATGTTAGTGGTAATGCTGGATCAATGCTAGTTTCAGAAAAGACCAGACCAGAGAGGGCAATGCTATGAAGAAATGGACCAGGGTCTTGATGAGTTTAAGGAGCAGGTGTAATGTAGGCTCAGGTAATGTGTGAGGATGAAAAAAGGAGAGATTGCAGTTACTTTCAAAGCTTGGGATTGCAGAGTTTCAAATTTAAGAAGTAATTCCAGGGCTAGGGTATGGAAATGTGAAGAGCTGCTCTAACTCCTTCAGACCAGTGAAGACTTGCTTACAGAGTGCCTTGTGGATCTTTACAAAAACTTTATAGCACTTCTAAAGTCAATGAAACATTGCTCacattttctgtgtatgtgtataagtTTTCTCTTCTATATCTCTTTATTACTGCCTGCTGGATTTGATCTCTAAGTCTCTTGCATTCTGGTTCTTGATACACTCTGTTCAGATTTGCCAActcaactttcttttttaacattgaaTACTCACTCCTTCCCACCACATCTTGCTTCAACTCTGCCCATATTTAATTTAGGTGATGTGCCTGTGATTCCCAGATGTCTGGCCTAGTCTCATTTTCAGCCTGTAGATTACCTTTTCTTAGTTTGTCTGCTGGATCCAACAATTCTTGTTTCTCTCATAGTCAAAATACATTTGCCTTCTTTCCTGGTCTCCCAAAAGTCATCCAATCATGGCACCAGTCTTGAAGTCCATAATCTCATGTTTTGCATGAGGTCAAGAAGCAGATGAGGCTCCTTGAGGCTGCAGTGCCTCTTGATTCAGAGACCTGTGaactaaaaagacaaattatctGTTCCCAATCCCCAATATGTAAAAGTAAGTCAGGGACAGGATAATAGCAATAGACATCCCTTTtcaaaaagatgaggaaactggtggCGCGTAGTGGCCACTGATCTGAAATCCACCCAGACAAGTCAAAGTGCCCTGCTCTGCGGGTTAGAAATGCACCTTCATTAGGCCAACCTGGGCTCTCTAATTTGATTCCCTAATCCAGTGTACTCTGTGCACTTTGAATCCCCTGTTGGGCTCTTGACTCTGCTCTCAGAGAGGTCCTGTCTTCTCTATGAGAAATAGTCTGGATTTACAGTTAGGTAGACTTCTTAGCTTGCTGTCTGCCTATagaaaatcttttcatttctatctctTTCCCCTTTGATCCAACTTACTGTAAATCTCTTATAAACTTTGTGTTTCCCTGTGGATCTGACCGGAAGTCACTATGTGCCCTAACTTGCCACATGCATAATTTTTCAAGAATGTCTTgaaacatcttacggaaaaactcaaacaaactttttggccaacccaatagttttgttttcttatctgcaagTCCTGGCTCTTATATATTTCTTCTGAATTTTGCTTGCAAATTTTAATTCCTCTCTGTCTTTCTATACCATATTATACATAGCTAAGAAACTGTCAATTGGCACTTTAAACATTCTGCCTGGAAATCTCTTGGTCATATCCTCAAGTATCTTTCAAATTACTGGAGACTTCacttttaaaactacaaaatgtgGGTTGCCCTCTTTCTAGTCTCTAAAATAGCTTCATCACCTCCTTTCTAGACTCTACTAAAAGTTTGCTCACTAATagtttcctcacttttttttaagtctctgccTGACACCGGGTCCCAAAGCCAATGTCATGTCTTGACGCGGAGTTGACAAGAATGAACTGTGCTGGATTGTTTGTTGTCAATCTGACATCACTATGAACTCCCCATCCCTGCAATGTAAAGAAGTagggaactacatttcccagaatgccCTTCTCTAAAGAGTCTGGTTTTGGAGTTTGATAACAAGAGCAATTCCCACAAGGCTTGGGAGGCAGAAGAAGAGGGGAGTTGATGATTCTCTGAAGCTGGCTACAGCCAGTTGAATATGCAGACACTGACAGTGCCTTCTGTGTGCTCTTGGAAATAGTTGTTGGGAATTTTCTCAGATATTTTTGAGAACTACAACAGTTTCTAGGCAAGCCTTTGAGAACCAGCTACTTTGGGGCTTTAGGCCGAGGCACTTCACTGTCTGCTTCTTTAACTTTAGGCAGCAACTAGATCGAATTAAAATTTGACTTTCCTGACCTTTCCCCTTAGCTTTTCCAATATTAATATAAACTCCAATAActttattaaatatctttattcCAGGAATGTTTTGAGTGACTCTGTTTCCCTGATCAGTTCCAGACTGATGCAAGCAGATACTTTGCTAAGTGGATATTGAAAATTAATAACCAAAGCACTTTTAaccaaatcttaaaaatattaaggaatattatcctttttttctttttaaaaatttttatttatttatttggctgcattgggtcttcattgctgcatgccagctttctctagttgtggcatgcaggggctactcttcattgcagcgagcgggcttctcagtgtagtgggttctcctgttgtagagcatgggctctagacatgcaggcttcagtagttgctccaaggcatgtgggatcttcccgaactagggatcgaacccctgtccccggcattggcaagtggattcttaaccactgaacaaccagggaaatccaggaatgttttcattaaaaccATTAATGAAAGCAACCTTAACCAAACCTTAAAAACATTCAGAAAGAATAGACGAATTctgatattaaattaaatttacataTTCACACATTTCATTGCTCGAATGATTCTGGTTATCGTTTTCAAGAGACACCTGCTGTGTTCTGCTATAATTGGGAAAAATAGTTAAATTGCAACAatgaaaatctgagaaaaaacTGCTCCATATTCAACGGACACTAGCTCCGAGACAACTGCAGtagaaaaggaagcaaagatgTGCACAAACTCAGTATGCTGTACTTCTTCCTTTGTTTGTTACTGAAACCTAAGGAGGAAGGAAGCTGAGTGTGTGTGGGGACgaaggagaggtggggagatATGGGCAGATTGGGTTGTGAAGGCAGTAAGAACTCATGTTTATTCCTGAGACTGAGACTTCAGTTTATTAAGTCTATCAAGTATTGTAAATAAAACCTACATGTCCTAGAGTTAAACAGAATATCATTTGAATACTGTCTCTCCCACTAATTTATTAGTGTGAGCTCAGGAAAGTTGTTTCAGCTTTCAAAGACTCAGCTTc from Hippopotamus amphibius kiboko isolate mHipAmp2 chromosome 10, mHipAmp2.hap2, whole genome shotgun sequence encodes:
- the HTR1F gene encoding 5-hydroxytryptamine receptor 1F — its product is MEFLNTSDQNLTSEELLNRTPSKILVSLILSGLALLTTAINSLVIATIIVTRKLHHPANYLICSLAVTDFLVAVLVMPFSIVYIVRESWIMGQVVCDIWLSVDITCCTCSILHLSAIALDRYRAITDAVEYARKRTPKHAGIMIIIVWIISIFISMPPLFWRHQGTSREDECIIKHDHIVSTIYSTFGAFYIPLTLILILYYKIYKAAKTLYHKRQASRIAKEEVNGQVLLESGEKSTRLVSTPYMLEKSLSDPSTDFDKIHSTVKSPRSEFKHERSWRRQKISGTRERKAATTLGLILGAFVICWLPFFVKELVVNVCEKCKISEEMSNFLTWLGYLNSLINPLIYTIFNEDFKKAFQKLVRCRC